The Candidatus Bathyarchaeia archaeon nucleotide sequence GCCTGAAACTCTTCATAAACTCTTTTACAGAGTTGCGTAGTAAATGCTCGTCTTCGGTTAGCATGTCCGTCGATCTTATTAAAGACGGGGCGAGATTCACTGCGTCCGCTGCGTATAGTTTTAGCTGAATTTCTAGCTCTTTAGCTTTATCCAACAAGTCTGTGACCGGAATCGCCTTCATGAAGCCTAAGTCAACCATGTCTTTCAGCGCGATGTATGCCTGAGTAACCTTCTCATCGGAAAAACCGGCTTTAACAAGCCCTCTAACTACTTCAAGGTAAATCCACTCAGATATTACAAGAGAGATCGTTCCCTCTAGTATATCGTCCCTAAGCCTTAATGCCTCTTTTTCAAATTCCTCCCCCTTCTTAAACCATTTCACAATTACTGAAGAATCAACTGTCAATTCACTACTCAAATCCGATCTTCCTCTTCATGAGATATAATAACCGCTTCCGTGGCGCTCGGCAATCCCTCCGTCCCTCCTCTAATCTCATCAATTCGTTTCTTAAACTCTTCAACCCTGTATGATTTAATTAAAAGCTGCAACGCCCTCGTAAAAGCCGCTGTTTTACTTTCAAACTTCCCCCGCTCTATAAGCCGCTCTACTTCCCTTATCAAACGATCTTCAAGCTTAAGGTTTACCTGTCTTCTATTCATATAGTCTACCTTAACTATATAGATGTAGAAGGCAAGATTATAAACCTTCCCCCACAACATACCGTCAAAGTTAAGAGAATTAAGACGGATGCCTCTTTCACCCTCCCCCTATCTGAGAAAGTTGCGAGAACTACGGTTGAGGATTTTGGAGAATTTCGTAGAAAATTGTCTAAAAACCAAGAGTCATGATTTTAGATACCGGATACTGCCGGCCCTCACGCGAATCGCCATGTATCTCTATTTATTGGACACGATAGAAAAAGGAAAAACCAGTATAAAACTAAGTTACATCCGGTCGAAAACCTGTACGATAAAGCGAAGTTGGTTTTAGAGGACTTCATCGAAGAAACCTTCGATTCAACAGCCCCTGTAAAGGCCGGAACAAGTCTTCGAGCTGAAAATGGACGAGTGTTCCAGTAAGCGTAATAGGGCTATACGCCTCATCATGGGCTCTCAAAGCTTTTTAAACTCCCCCCTTACGCGGCCTTAAACTACGCGATGAAGCCTCAATCTGAAAACCACACGCCTCTCATCTTCAGTCTAGGAAGGGGTCAAAGAAAATCTCGCGGCTCCTTTCTTTCCACATCCGTTTTGTCGAAGTGCCTGTCGAAGCTGACTACCACTTCAACTCCGAGTTTTTTAGCTACAAAGTACTGCAGCGCGTCGTCGAAATCAAGCTTCATCTTATCCATCAACATCGACGCGGCCGTTTCCTCCTCCACACTTGGATACTGGCAAGATAAGGAGTTAGAGTGGCCCTTATTTATATACCCCATACTAAAAGTCCTCGGAGACAAATGGCTTATCTTGCCAGTATCCCACACTTGTTCCGTAAACATCAAGTCCCAGCGAGTTTTGAACGTTTCTCAGAAAGGTGAGAATCGACGCATAGTTGTTAAGGACAGCTTCAACCGCGTGAACCGTAAATTTTGAAATTACGGCTTCAAGCTCTCCATTAGAAATTTTCCCCAAGAACCTTTCACACTCCTCAGACCTTTCCTGTCCAAGGAACAGCTCAAGAAAGATGTTCGCGTCTACCAGCAGCATTCAATCAACCCTTCCATATTTTATGCTGCAATTCCACGGAGGTTAACTCAGACTTGACACAACCCTTCAACCTTTTCCAATCAGCCTCCCCAGAAGCCACAAAACGCTTCAACACGTCTTCAAGCGCAACCTTCAACGCCCCTTTTTTATATCCGTAAATTTCCATCGCCCGCCTTCTGAATTTTCTCGCCAATGCCTCTGAAACCTCAGCTTTAATAACTTCGACCATAAGTACACATTGTAAATAAGTCCCTTGTAAATCAGCTCATTGGAAAGCCCATCCAAACCGAAAGACGCGTTTCACGCTTCCTCAATGACCCCGCTAGGACGTAGGGCTTAAGAAAAGTTCTGATCGATTTGACATTTAACTATCCGCCGTTGTTAGAAGGATTCAGGCATTCCGTGTGGTAAGGCTAAATGTTACAATCATGATTGTACAATTCGTTAACAGGCGGGATGAGCTGCGGGCGCTCAACGAACATTTCGCCGAGAAAAAAGCCTCTATCGCCTTCCTTTAAGGCCAACCCCATCAAGTATTCACAGATCAAACCCCAAAAAACGTGTTCTTAAAGGTTAAACTACCCATCCTTCGGGCTCCTCAGCTTAGGGGGCCATCTTTATACTCTTTATGAAAGTTGTAATTGGATGCTCTGCTAAGGGTTGCGCTGTTTCTCGTCGCGCAGACGTGGTGTTTAGGCTCGGTCTATCTGTAATGCTTAAATATGCTAAATGTAGAATGTTAGATGGTGAATGTTGAATGAAAGTTGTTCAAACAACGCTGAGCGAAGCTGAGCATAAACTCCTGGAAGACTACGCTCGAAACAGAGGAAAGACGATAAAGGAGGCTGTAAGGGAAGCAATAGGGCTGATGCTTAAGGGAAAAGTCATGCCAGAAGACCCCATCTTCAAAGAACCCCCAGCCGCTCCACCTACAGGGCAAAGAGAACAAGTATCCACTAAACATGATGAGTACCTCTACAGTGGAGCGCCTTGATCTTCATCGACACAAGCGCCTGGTACGCGTATGAAGTTCCAGACGATGTAAACCACTTTAAGGCCAGAGAGTTCGCTGAACGACTAAAACGAGGAGAATTCGGCTCCATAATCACTTCAGACTACGTACTTGACGAATCGATAACCCTGCTTAGAATTCGTAAAGGCCTCCACGTCTCTTCGGCTTTTATACAAAAGGTTTTGAAAAGTGAAAGCGTAACGATCGTATGGGTGGATAAAGCCATTTTTAACAAAGCGCTAGAAATGTTTTTGAGATCTGAGAAAAAGGCTTGGAGCTTTACTGACTGCACCAGCTTCACCATAATGCGAGAGCTTAAAATCGCAGACTCCTTCTCGTTTGATGAAAACTTTAAGGAGGCCGGATTCACCACAAACCCGTAGTTCACCTAAAGTAGAGCAACAAAGAGTTAAAAATGATGCTCGACCGGATGCGTGAAGAGTGGCGTTAAAAACCGTTCTGGACACCAGGTTCTATTTCTCGTACTATAATCCAGAAGACGAGAAAGTGGCCGCGTGGAGCAAAGGGCTCATTCAAAAAATCTCAATAGGGGAACTTAAGGCAGCTTCGTCAACCCTCACAATTGTAGAGCTTTACGCCACGATGAGAGGATCGTCGGCGTGGACGCGGTGGCAACTAGGATCGCGGCCTCAAAGCTTCGGGCGTAGCGTTCATCCCTACAACAGAGGAGATAGCCCGGCTCGCCGGGAAGATTTCCTTAAGCATGCCAAGGATGCCTCTAGCCGACGCCATAATTGGAGCGACAGCTCTCACACACGCA carries:
- a CDS encoding type II toxin-antitoxin system VapC family toxin, whose amino-acid sequence is MSSELTVDSSVIVKWFKKGEEFEKEALRLRDDILEGTISLVISEWIYLEVVRGLVKAGFSDEKVTQAYIALKDMVDLGFMKAIPVTDLLDKAKELEIQLKLYAADAVNLAPSLIRSTDMLTEDEHLLRNSVKEFMKSFRLRIFTLKEFYKSI
- a CDS encoding PIN domain-containing protein; the encoded protein is MEEETAASMLMDKMKLDFDDALQYFVAKKLGVEVVVSFDRHFDKTDVERKEPRDFL
- a CDS encoding type II toxin-antitoxin system VapC family toxin, with the translated sequence MIFIDTSAWYAYEVPDDVNHFKAREFAERLKRGEFGSIITSDYVLDESITLLRIRKGLHVSSAFIQKVLKSESVTIVWVDKAIFNKALEMFLRSEKKAWSFTDCTSFTIMRELKIADSFSFDENFKEAGFTTNP